The Oryzias melastigma strain HK-1 linkage group LG20, ASM292280v2, whole genome shotgun sequence genome includes the window aaacatcacatgtGACATTTCAGGAAAACATAAATAGGCACCCAGCATGCTTAGCTTATCTAAAAAAGCCTATCTGAGTCTGTGCAGAACTTTGTTCCCCCAGCAACGACTTCAGCTGAGCTATAAAATCATTTGCAACCGTTTCTGGGTCATAAACATGCTCAACAGGGTTTAAAGTGGcatcaaattatttataatttgttgTTTGGCAATAATCAGCTGTGACAGATGCTTTGATGTGATTATTGAAAAGAATGAATACTActagaaagtttatttttggttaGTTTTTAGTCAAGACAAGTTAGAGATTGtgtcaaaaatggaaaaaaaaagtgcagttttacAAAAGCCTACCCTATGAATTTTCATAAGATATATTTgtaatgatgataaaaatgatgctaaaaaagaggattttagagatttttactaagatgtttcaaaatgaaaaagtgacctgaattgaaaaaaatgctgggAGGGGGCTCTATTTGAATGCTCCGGCttggatttaatttaatttaatttaatttaatttaatttaatttaatttaatttaatttaatttaatttaatttaatttaatttaatttaatttgatttggttCAACTTGATTTTATTCAATACAATTCgattaaatttgatttgattcaaaataattcaatttaatttgattaaattcgATTTGTTGTTGTATGTGTTGATTAATACTTTAAATTTTGACTCCTTTAGGTCAGCNNNNNNNNNNNNNNNNNNNNNNNNNNNNNNNNNNNNNNNNNNNNNNNNNNNNNNNNNNNNNNNNNNNNNNNNNNNNNNNNNNNNNNNNNNNNNNNNNNNNNNNNNNNNNNNNNNNNNNNNNNNNNNNNNNNNNNNtaatttgatttgatttgatttcacttgatttgatttgatttgatttgatttgatttgatttgatttgatttcacttgatttgatttgatttgattcaactTGATTTTATTCAATACAATTCgattaaatttgatttgattcaaaataattcaatttaacTTGATTAAATTCGATTTGTTGTTGTATGTGTTGATTAATACTTTAAGTTTTGACTCCTTTAGGTCAGCTAAAGACAAATTTAGTAACAGAAGGGCCTCAAGTTTACACCTCCTTGTAAATAAATACCACATTGGACTTGTGCTTCTTACCTATGCAGATAATTCTACTACAAAGTCGTACCGTTCAGCAATCAAACACTTTTAAGAGGTTTAGTTTCAAAGGTTCATCTGTTTGTCAGGATTACATAAACCTTATGGGCATTTTCCTGTAGTTACAAATGTAATACACGTGGTGGAGTCCAAGCGAACCAACGTTGACCTATTTATGCCActgataaaaagaaagaaatcaagTACTCTAACATCTCCTCACTCATAGCTTGTGTAGATCTtggatttagatttaaaaaataaacattaatctTTGTCCTAAATAGATTAACAGCTTCCCCTTCGCTCATGCTATAAACCTTGGTGCCACAATGTCCAAATAGACCCAATGGAGTCATAAGGAGTCTTAGTTATTCTTAGAATAATAGATAATTATAAGTTCAAGGTGTAAAGTGTAttgtttttcacaaactgtCTAGCAGCTTGCTTCCTTTGACTTTGAAATGctgacgtaaaaaaaaaaagcctttccTGAATTCCCAGACCTCAAAGGCTCTGGTGTTTAAGAGCTAACATGTTTTCGGACTCTCCTGTTACTTATTTGGATCAAAGtacttttaaaacagatgttCCCACCACCTCAATCTGAAGGAGGAAGTTACCTGAGTCGACAGCACCGACTCCTCCACGATGTTTCCATAGATGAACTGGTGCTTCTTGCCATTGAAGTCGTAGTTGATACGAGGTAATTCAAAACCTGATGGAGATGAAATCAATATGAGGTGAACAGTTTCTAGATCTGCCTTTAGCTACACCTTAATCCCTAcgatcatctattgatctattgtaaaagcattccgacatagattctgcagaaATTTGCCTATATTTGCTTGGAGTAAGCCCGCAAGTAAgcatgatttaaattaaaaaaataagaaattctaTTTCAAGCTCATTTATCaatatatatcctccattatgagaaaaagaccacacaaagatgctaaaaacaccaaaaaatttctaaattattaATTCCTCCTGTAATTTTAGAAATGATTAGAAACTCATTccatttgttattattattttttttttacaactggGATTTGGGTTCATTCTCCAGCACACAACTATCTGAAAATCTTGTGAAAGCCTTATAAATAGGTTAAACTTTGAACGACCATTTTAGCCTCTGTTGTAAATTTGCTCGTGTGCTAATGTCTTGTTGCATCACCAAACATCACCAAGCTGTCaaatagtagattttttttattaagaattcCACGGTGCACAGagtttaaaggtaattcagtgACTACTGTTGTCTTCAAATTCTATATTTCCTCAGCTTAATGTCAAAGAatgacagtttattttttgctttttaggtaaaaaatgttttctagactTAAGTCCATCCATTCTTATCCTTAACCCACTATATGGGGTTGCCAGAGCTCATCCCGGCTACAGAGCTGggacacaccctggacaggtcatcAAGTCTCTCACAGGTCAGTCAAAAATATTCAGCGTGCTTAATTGGGTCTGAAAATTTTtgccagtttttttatttttattttttcatatttttatgaccATGTTTACATCCTAtgagtattttttatgcttctttCTTATTCTCGTAAAAATTCTTCACagttctgatacattttttttaacattcacaGAATTTTGTTGAGCAGCAGCAGgtttttcatgcaaaaatattattttcctcTTTGCATTTTGTTAGCACATATTTGAATACCtggattttgcaaaaaagtttgTAATGTGGGAgtagttttgcattttttatcattgttttggcttcttctttcttgaaaaatatataatttccgcatttttagatttaaaaaattctcTTTTCTCAACGATTTTGCTAGTTAGAGAGAAAACAAGTTGTTTTCAGTTTACCTTCGCAGAGCACTTCTGCCTTACATTCCAATCTGCCTTCTTTCTGCTTCACAGCAGTGGCTGTTGTGTATTTGAGTGTCACCATGTTCTCACCCACTGCAATGCCCTGCAACACCCAATAAGACAAATATATGTAAGCAAACATAAACAATTTGCAAACATCTctgattattaatgtttttcaatGTCCCACCTTGTCAGATCTGACAGGAAGTACAAATCTTCTGTAGTTTGGTTTGGTGTAGCCGTTGCTTTGGAAACTAATATCTTTCTTCAGCCNNNNNNNNNNNNNNNNNNNNNNNNNNNNNNNNNNNNNNNNNNNNNNNNNNNNNNNNNNNNNNNNNNNNNNNNNNNNNNNNNNNNNNNNNNNNNNNNNNNNNNNNNNNNNNNNNNNNNNNNNNNNNNNNNNNNNNNNNNNNNNNNNNNNNNNNNNNNNNNNNNNNNNNNNNNNNNNNNNNNNNNNNNNNNNNNNNNNNNNNNNNNNNNNNNNNNNNNNNNNNNNNNNNNNNNNNNNNNNNNNNNNNNNNNNNNNNNNNNNNNNNNNNNNNNNNNNNNNNNNNNNNNNNNNNNNNNNNNNNNNNNNNNNNNNNNNNNNNNNNNNNNNNNNNNNNNNNNNNNNNNNNNNNNNNNNNNNNNNNNNNNNNNNNNNNNNNNNNNNNNNNNNNNNNNNNNNNNNNNNNNNNNNNNNNNNNNNNNNNNNNNNNNNNNNNNNNNNNNNNNNNNNNNNNNNNNNNNNNNNNNNNNNNNNNNNNNNNNNNNNNNNNNNNNNNNNNNNNNNNNNNNNNNNNNNNNNNNNNNNNNNNNNNNNNNNNNNNNNNNNNNNNNNNNNNNNNNNNNNNNNNNNNNNNNNNNNNNNNNNNNNNNNNNNNNNNNNNNNNNNNNNNNNNNNNNNNNNNNNNNNNNNNNNNNNNNNNNNNNNNNNNNNNNNNNNNNNNNNNNNNNNNNNNNNNNNNNNNNNNNNNNNNNNNNNNNNNNNNNNNNNNNNNNNNNNNNNNNNNNNNNNNNNNNNNNNNNNNNNNNNNNNNNNNNNNNNNNNNNNNNNNNNNNNNNNNNNNNNNNNNNNNNNNNNNNNNNNNNNNNNNNNNNNNNNNNNNNNNNNNNNNNNNNNNNNNNNNNNNNNNNNNNNNNNNNNNNNNNNNNNNNNNNNNNNNNNNNNNNNNNNNNNNNNNNNNNNNNNNNNNNNNNNNNNNNNNNNNNNNNNNNNNNNNNNNNNNNNNNNNNNNNNNNNNNNNNNNNNNNNNNNNNNNNNNNNNNNNNNNNNNNNNNNNNNNNNNNNNNNNNNNNNNNNNNNNNNNNNNNNNNNNNNNNNNNNNNNNNNNNNNNNNNNNNNNNNNNNNNNNNNNNNNNNNNNNNNNNNNNNNNNNNNNNNNNNNNNNNNNNNNNNNNNNNNNNNNNNNNNNNNNNNNNNNNNNNNNNNNNNNNNNNNNNNNNNNNNNNNNNNNNNNNNNNNNNNNNNNNNNNNNNNNNNNNNNNNNNNNNNNNNNNNNNNNNNNNNNNNNNNNNNNNNNNNNNNNNNNNNNNNNNNNNNNNNNNNNNNNNNNNNNNNNNNNNNNNNNNNNNNNNNNNNNNNNNNNNNNNNNNNNNNNNNNNNNNNNNNNNNNNNNNNNNNNNNNNNNNNNNNNNNNNNNNNNNNNNNNNNNNNNNNNNNNNNNNNNNNNNNNNNAAAAACGGTCTACCTTTTTCTGTAACAGCagggattttgaaaaaaatgtatttggtctTTGCCTTCTCTGCAATTGAAGTGCCAACGTTGTAGACGCTGCCCTCCCTGTCATAGTGTGGATGGGATGAAACCAAattcacaggcaggaatttcaTGTAGTCCACCTATAAGAAGCAGATGATATCAGCTTAAAGGATTTCACTCTCGTGTTTATCAACCAGAATGAATGTCATCACACACCTTATCTAGAGTTTCCAGGGTGAAAGGATCGATCTTGCGAATGTAGTTGGTTTCAGAAGTGGCGTAGTAATCGTTTCCGTACTTAATGATGTTGCTTGCAGCATTATCAGTGAAATCTGGCACTGTGTGGTTGAGGAAAGTAATTGccctgtagaaaaataaaaaaataaaaattgagacATATTTGCTTCTATTCAAGATACAATTTCACCACATGAGTTACTGtagttaaaaacatgtttttctaggTAACcctaaaattgaaattattgtagtatttatcaaaatgtaaataccgtattttccggactataagtcgcggtttttttcatagattgaatgtccctgcgacttatactccagtgcgacttatatacgaatttttaatgatgagatatggaccgtaagtctagagtgccctcttatggtaatctatgcaattactttatttactgtagttattcagacgtgacacagaggacgaagaatttaacggatttagtgatatggagtgagattgcgtgcaattaattacagtaaagatacaaagttgatgagttcttgaggctatagttaaataaaactgttatgttatataaatgctacacctttttgtttttttcatgatgctaatatgtgaatatgtgttgacacatattcagcctgttctctattcacttatgaatgttataacttaccttccaggatgatgtaatattgtttttttcaatcagtttgtaaaataaattacttgaaaaaaatgcgacttatactccagtgcgacttatgtatgtttttttcttcttcattatgcattttttggcccctgcgacttatactccggtgcgacttatagtccgaaaaatacggtaaatgaTTAATGGAAAAACTGCTtcagttaattttcttaatgcTTACTTAAAAATGAAGTTCTTGCTTGGGTCTGGATAGGCCATAGTTCCCATCTCGGACACAACAATTCTGTTTGAAGTCATGTTTGAGTTGTAGGTGTCACTTCTGAGGAACCGACTCCTGTGAGTCACTTTAcctgaaatacattaaaatatgaCGTCCAATTCCTCCTCAAAGAatgaaataaagtgttttataaaaatTGTGCAACTCACCATTTTTGATAGAAAAGCTGTTCATAAATGACATCCCGTCACACCAGTGGTCATAGCTGGTCTCCCCCACAGAGAAGATCCCAGGGCCGTTCCGCACCAGCGTGCCTTGCAGCCAGTCAGGTATGCTCCCTGTtccataaaaatgaaagattttttttttaaataaaaaggaaaaacactaaaaattgCTTCGTTTTAGGTGCTTACCTATAACCTCTGCATTGTGAGGCTCTGGTCTCTCCTTAGCGTTTTTGGAGAAGTCTACAGACATGCTGGCTTATGGACGGACACTGGACTGAATGCCAAACAGCAGTAAACCACTCCCTTTAAAGCTCTAAGTGACGGAGTTCAACAAAGAATCTATTATCTTATCTATGAGTCCAGGAATCAGCGAACTCCTGAgagaatttatgaaaaaaaaaaaaacgttttgtagtcagcaggttttttttcacttacaCACACGGCAAAGGAAGCATGAACTGGAAATCATCTAGGAAGGCCACCTACCTATAATCTCATTGTggcggatttttttttttcctggaaaaacattaaaataagagTAAACTTTACAGTTTCCTCTTGTCAGTTCCTGTTTACTTTAGTCCACATTGTAAAATCAACTTTGACcatgacataaaaatgtttcattgcaGTAGCATGTGTTCGTACTCCACCCCCGCACTCATTGACCTTATGGCAACTGCTGATCCTATTTTTTAGAGCCATTGCATTTCTATTCATCACCATAGGAGCatcatgatttttcttttaccagTTTAATAAAGATTCTGTTaatgaaattgttttattgtgtgatttgtttttatatatggcacaaacaaagctcaTTCAAGTTATTGCACTTTTTCGCTCCTGTAGCTGAAAGTGTGAATTACTTAAACGGAAAGGTAGATGTTgagttttacaaatatatttaccATAATGATGCCgatatgttttttcttcaaaagaagAATAGTGCttatttgaaagaataaaaaatgttttcaatgaaGCTCTTGTCAAACTACCACTAATCAGAAATACACTCTACATTATTAATGAGGTAAATTATTCTATTTTAGCtgcaaatgtctgtttttttggtgAATTATCTACATCTATCTATTGTGTCGGAAGGTTAACAGGTGGTTAGAAAACCCTTATGCTATAAAAGTGAGTAGGTTTAATATCTGGAGGGAGAATCACATTTGTGGGGTTGATTAGATGCTAAAGATtgtcagaaaaagagaacttTCATGTGAAACCCAACAGTCTATTGTTGTTCTTAGAAATGAAGGCTATTCCATGTGAGAAATGGCCAAGAAACTGAGGATTTCCTTCAACTTTGTGTACTActctctttagagaacagcacaaacaggctttAACAAGAACAGAAAGAGACGAAGAGAGGAAGGCTGGAGAAAAATGTGTTATGGAGGGATGAATCAGAGTCTTTGGTGTTTCGATCGCGATGAGGAGCATTAATGAGatgctgaaaaactgaaaatataacCTTACGCCATCTGTGGGGGTAACGTAATGGTCTAGGGTTGCTTTGGTGCTGGTGAGATGAGAGATTTGTTCAGGGTAAAAAggactttaaataaagaagGCTATCATTCCATACCCTGTGACATCACGTTTTTGGAGGCAATCTTATCCTACAACAGGACAATGACCCAAAGTACATCTCCAAATTGTGCAAGAATTTGGTATTTAGAGAAGAAGAAGGCAGTTGGTGTTCTATTTGTAATGTATTGGTCTGAGATGGAGTGGACACACAATCCCTACAAAAGGATTATAATGTATTACCAGAGGTGTATGAAAATGAAGGGCTTTCTACTGCGCTTGAATtggtatgtttgtgtgttttactaCTTAATAGCTTAGATCTTCAAATAgtcacatatttaaaaatgacaattaataTACATTAGgagaattttttactttttaaatccatttttattgttacagGGATTTTTCCCCATCTATTTGTTTTGGTTAAACATGTATAAAACacgtgtttaaaatgaaaaaaaaacaagattttaaagcaaaaatgtgttgGAAACCAATTACACTGAAAGTTTATATCAATAAAACTCTATGATGTCACAACAATgtctcaaaaaaatgattaattttctcAGAGATTAATAATTCTTAATTGTCTGAAGTTCTGAAGTTCATGGTCTCACCTAGAACGTGAGTCTAATCTGTTAATCATCTTGCACTTTGATCGCTGTGTTATGACATTTGAGAAGATAAACTATAATGGATTGGGACTAACTcgtttttaaatgcattttaatgccAACAGGTTACTGTAGGTTGGATCTTCACGTGATGTGTTCTatagacaaggaaaacagaaacacatctCACAAAGTTTTTACAAAGACAATCTAACTggatttttgtcactttaaaggCAGTAAATGAATTATCTGTCAATGATCTCACCAACTCCTTAAATTCAATGAAAGGGTCTCCAGGAAAGACTTTATCTTTTAACTAGAATTAGTTTGTATCTTATCCAGTTGTTACAGAAAGATAAACATGTCCAAGTACACAAAGAACCACAAACTGATAAGTCCAGTGGTCCGGGGTGAAAGATGATGAGCTATGTGAGATAAATTGGCCCCCGTTCTACCCCAGCTTATAGTCAGGATATTGGAGGTTTTGTTGGTTGGTTTCTTCAGCCTTGAGGTAAGGAAATGGTTTCTTACTTTGCCCCTAATGTCAGTTCCTTGTCCCTCACCTCACCTGAATGTACTAGAAGGCTTCTTTGGTGACTTCACCTGGTAATTGTAGAGCTCTCATTGGTATTGACCCCACAGCAAAAGCAGCAGCAAGGTTACAAAGGAGGctttgttttctctgtaaaaCTATAGGTAGAGGAGAGGTAAGGATGGGCTAGGTATAGGAGAATTGTAGCCTTGACTTATGCAGTCCAAGCTTCCTGAGTTGGAGGATTTTCCAGAGACAATGGAAAAGTGAGTACACTGTGAATAGGAAATAGTTGACCTTTACTGGGGATGTTGTCAGTGGTATGAACACTTCAAAGATTTTCCTAAACTCTCAGACTCTCTGTATCTGCTACAGAGGAAGCAAGGTCTTTagagaccattgactgtatataacaACTCGAACCAGTGTGACGTCactagtaaaataaaataaaaaaagacttactTCTAGTTGTAATGACTTAAAGTCAACTCAGTCACATTTGTTGTGATACAGAGGTCGCCATATTGGATTTAGAAGTCGTCAGTAAACTCTGAGTGGTCCTAGTCAACACTTCTATGTCCctacccctaccacttgaaagcggcATTGGGAGAATTTGTCAATCAAATTTTTTGAACATTCAATGTGAGACCACATACCTGtggaagcatctgattggctggttcgtaccttgaataacttgcacaacagaaaaaatatagcgaaaaaaattaggattagcaagaaatAGGTGTTTATTGTTgccttcttggagccagtggacTTTTACaaagctgggggggggggggtcacaacGTCCAGTTCtgtatatacagtcagtgataTATGAGgtactaaaaaatataaaaattaaaccaaCTAATGGTTTATCCTCTCCCgtcacagttcagactgcagaggggcggaataaaaaatgacattctaCGAGGGTCTCGATCGGccagtatgagaaaaaaaaatcatgcgtGTCTGATAGTGTTTtgggggccaaatgtggaggcgagCTGAATCCATCCCGCAGGCCGTAGTTTAGCGATCCCTGGTCTTAGACTACCAATTGTTGGTAGTAAAGTCTCTGaacttgattttttgtttttgtgaattgaATGGACTCAACCAATCTAACCTTTCAtcacaaattcagtttacaactATCACAAACTGTTCTCTACACAACCAAACAGTGTGGGAGCTTTGGCCTCCTTAAGCCATGACTTTTAGCTCTGGGTACAAGGGTGAAACAGCTTGTATGAGGATCAGTACTTGCTCAACTATCTAGAAAAACGTAGAGAAAATAGAGCCTCTATTCCTTCATATCAAGAACCAGTGAAGCATTTGCCAAGAATGTCACCAGCTGGTTCTCCAGTAAGGGAATTTCAAGCAACTGGGCCAGATAGCAGACCATGGACATATTTGGAAAGGAATGTAACAGTCCTGTTTCCTCAAAGTAGAGCTAAAGAAGAGTTCATGGGACAAAGAAGTTGCTCATCTTTAACAAAAAGTATTCTATTTAAGTCTACTATAAGAATCCTCACTGTAAATGACAAAGTATagttgaagtttactttttaaatactgTCTTTATATAGTGTGAACTTAAAattactctgaaaaaaaatcagttagtACATTTTCTATTACACGTACATGGTCACTATGCTTTACTTAAGGTACAAGTTTAGCGATATACTCAAGAAACAAGTAAGTATACTTGTACACAAGTATACCTTCAAGTGTTAAACTTCAAATATAAgctttatatgtatatatatatatatatatatatatatatatatatatatatatatatatatatataaaaaaggtgGAGCATGAGTAGTAAATTGCTACAAAACATTTTAGTGTTTGAACAGTTGGTCAAACCTGCATTAAGACTGGCAATATAAAGGACATAAAACAGTGAgctctgctgccctctagtgaCTGACTTTAGTCTTCGAGTCACTCTCCAAATATTTTTCTAAGCTGACCTTATCTAAGCAAAAATCTCCCAGCacataaaatgtcttttattacTTATGTTTAGTCACACTACTCACTGAAAAGTGCAATAATTGTCACACATCATAAACATGTTACCAATAAACTTTAACCTCAAGTATTGCAAGGATTTGGTTGACATAAAATATCACAAACGTtccataaaaagtgaaaaataaatctaatcttaagaaatattttatgtatcattttaaatgttcattctaAATTTGTTgttccacagttttctatctaTTGTCAAGAGATAATGACATTTCAAACatcacatattttcttttcatcattatattcataaatacatttcCTTTTACACTCTTCTCAAACAAgattaaaagcagaaatgtaaaaaaaagcaataaacagtcagtttttccatcatcaaatcaataatatttgttttaggtCAGCTTGTTGGAATAAACTTCAGACAACAGAACACGATTTATGCAAGACGCTTGTAAGATTGATGTTTATTTGCACCGCCCATGTTGTTATGAACTGTGCTGATTCATTTTCAAGTATTCCCTCAATGACTATTTCTGTGCTGGATGTTTAGATTACATCTGTTTTATCATCACATCATCATCTGTGGGTTACGTCATGTACAAGAATAAcgtttaaataaacattatatacATGTACTtcgaaaaaaaagcaaaagaaagagTAAACTTGGTCTCGTAAGTGTATATGTTATTTTGCTTACAGTGCAATCCCCATGCAATTCCACATGCAGTTACAGAAGGTGCATAAAGACAACCGTGTCGACCATGCGTGAGCTGGAACAGAGACCGCCCCTGAATGGATCAGATGGAGCCTGATTTCAAGAAACTGTAGCATGATTTTGCTTTAACCCCAGTGAAATAATTGGCAGATgtcacgattttttttttttttcacagatgaAATTTTTAGGAtgtcaaatacaaaaataaaagcattttgcaGGAATAATCAAACTTTGTTCACATTGCTGAAACATGCCTAGCAGAACGGAGTCGTGTCATATTTTGACAAGcttcaaaatcagaaaaagaaaagaggaaaatccAGCATATGAAAAAACACTGGCA containing:
- the bco1 gene encoding beta,beta-carotene 15,15'-dioxygenase (The sequence of the model RefSeq protein was modified relative to this genomic sequence to represent the inferred CDS: added 418 bases not found in genome assembly); protein product: MSVDFSKNAKERPEPHNAEVIGSIPDWLQGTLVRNGPGIFSVGETSYDHWCDGMSFMNSFSIKNGKVTHRSRFLRSDTYNSNMTSNRIVVSEMGTMAYPDPSKNFIFKAITFLNHTVPDFTDNAASNIIKYGNDYYATSETNYIRKIDPFTLETLDKVDYMKFLPVNLVSSHPHYDREGSVYNVGTSIAEKAKTKYIFFKIPAVTEKEKGKSVPPLKKVEVICTVPCHSLLSPSYYHSFGMTENYIVFLEQPFKLDILRMATAYMRGVNWASCMKFFPEENTLIHLIEKKTGKKVEMKYHTGAMVVYHHVNAYEDDGHVVVDVIAYDDTSLYEMFYLSRLKKDISFQSNGYTKPNYRRFVLPVRSDKGIAVGENMVTLKYTTATAVKQKEGRLECKAEVLCEGFELPRINYDFNGKKHQFIYGNIVEESVLSTQVAKFDTETKKMVYWSEENCWPSEPVFVPRPNGESEDDGVLLIAVINCIPGQSGFLLILDGKTFKEVARAYVNTELHRDMHGFFIPHAK